A segment of the Amia ocellicauda isolate fAmiCal2 chromosome 5, fAmiCal2.hap1, whole genome shotgun sequence genome:
TATCAGTAACTTTGTGGATTTGTTAATGAAATCCTTGTTGAAGACCAAAAAGATTCAGAggtaaaacaacaaataaatctaCAGTCAAGACTGGCGAAGTTTCAAATTGAACATTATTTTGCCAGTGCTTCACATGCCTGCTGCACTGGTTACATTCCACTACTATAACTCTGTCTCTTACAGTTCCAGAAGCCTCAAGAACAATACCCCCCCTTCCGCTTCGGCACCGTTCCCAACGGCAGCACAGAGAGAAACATACGCAGCAACTACCCCGACATGCACACCCACATGATCAAATACAACCAGCGAGGAGTGGAGGATGCTCTCAACAGCCTGAAAACAGGGTACTTTTACTGGGCCGATTGCATTGTGAAAACCCCTTTATTGCTACTTACCTCGAAGCAGCACAGTTAGCATCAAACCCCAGCAGACTGTGTcaacaaatgttattttcaaattacatcaAGTTTAGTATATTCAAATATGCTATACTTTCCAAGATCCTTAAGCACCAACGGCGACCTGACAGAGTGTTTAAAATCTGCTGACCTCTATCCCTGGCTCATTCTAACATGGCTATACTAACATCAGTTTACCTTACTGGTATACCACAGGGAGCAAGGAAAATGTCCACAAACCTTACTGCTTGAAACTGGATGGACATGACAAGGTAGAAGAAAGCCAGGCCTATCCGGTCCCTgacagtttgttgtttttgttggtaGGAAGCTGGATGCCTTCATttatgatgcagctgtgttgaACTATATGGCGGGGAAGGATGAGGGCTGCAAGCTGGTGACCATTGGCAGTGGCAAAGTATTCGCCACCACCGGCTACGGTATAGCCCTGCAGAAGGAGTCAAGATGGAAGCGACCAATAGACCTGGCTCTGCTCCAGTTCCTGGGAGATGGTAAGTAAAAACTGGAAGAACATTGGCTCATTGGCTTTACAGTAACTCTCCTATAGTCAAGAGACCTCCATAAAACAACCTGCTTTTAACTTTTCCCTGCATCAGTTGTCTCCCAGTCACTCAAGGTAAGTGTTCTGGAGAGACTTTTTCCTAATGATATGACAGATTCCTCAGATGtcaacagtgttttgtccacacAGCAACAGATGTGGCACATTGATTCCTGCACAGGTAGAGTATGAGATTGGCACTTCCTgttactgacaaagaaatggtcagtctataattttaatggtaggtgtattttaacagtgagaaacaaaataaaaacaaaaaaatccagaaaaacgcatttaaaaaaaagttataaattgatcacagaggtcagacgtttcttgtagttggccaccaggtttgcacacatctcaggagggattttgtcccactcctctttgcagatcctctccaagtcattaaggtttcaaggctgacgtttggcaactggaaccttcagctccctccacagattttctatgggattaaggtctggagactggctaggccactccaggaccttaatgtgcttcttcttgagccactcctttgttgccttggttgtgtgttttgggtcattgtcatgctggaatacccattcacgacccattttcaatgccctggctgagggaaggaggttctcacccaagatttgacggtacatggccccgtccatcatccctttgatgtggtgcagttgtcctgacggtggggatggtgttcttggggtcatacgCAGCATTCCTCCtgctccaaacacggcgagttgagttgatgccaaagagcttgattttggtctcatctgaccacaacactttcacccagttctcctctgaatcattcagatgttcgttggcaaacttcagacgggcctgtacatgtgctttcttgagcagggggaccttgcgggcgctgcaggatttcagtccttcatggcatagtgtgttaccaattgttttcttggtgactatggtcccagctgccttgagatcattaacaagatcctcccttgtagttctgggctgattcctcaccgttctcatgatcattgaaactccacgaggtgagatcttgcatggagccccagaccgagggagactgacagttattttgtgtttcttccatttgcgaataatcgcaccaactgttgtcaccttctcaccaagctgcttggcgatggtcttgtagcccattccagccttgtgtaggtctacaatcttgtccctgacatccttggacagctctttggtcttggccatggtggagagtttggaatctgattgattgattgcttctgtggacaggtgtcttttatacaggtaacgagctgagattaggagcattccctttaagagagtgctcctaatctcagctcgttacctgtaaaaaaaacacctgggagccagaaatcttgctgattgataggggatcaaatacttatttccctcattaacatgcaaatcaatgtataacttttttgaaatgcgtttttctggattgttttgttgttactctgtctctcactgttaaaatacacctaccattaaaattatagactgatcatttctttgtcagtgggcaaacgtacaaaatcagcaggggatcaaatacttttttccctcactgtaatcaGTATTTTCTTCATGCATTACATGGAAATCAAGAAAGGGAAAATTAAATGCCAGCGTTTCTCCGAGAAGAAGccttgtttttaaaatggtttCTGAAAACATATTTGTAGGCGTTGCGTTTTGCTACTGCTTGAATGTCCATTAGCTTGGAATGTATTTCtactaaatatatttaatccAAAAGGGATGACATTAAATAGTTATGTCATCTTGTATTTCGAATGGAAATATTGTCAGGAGCTCATCTCAGTGTTAGTCACCTTCCTTTTGTGAGgcctttacattaaattaaaacatggagGGCATCTCTGTGAACTCTTTACTCTACAGTTTTCTTATTTGATTCAGTAATGCTCAAGTAAGTGTATgggataaatagatagatatgtaTTTCCTTTTCTCTCCATAAGCTACGGAAGCTCTACTTACTAGTTATGACCTCACTTGCTCTCAGGGTCTCCTCTACCAGCCTTTTTGAATGTTAGCACACTGTAGTCATCAGAACAGTACAGAATAGGAAGACTAGCTTCAGATACTAACACTACTTAAATGGCATGCAAAAGAAGTGAAGGAAAGGAATTTCCACTCCTATTGCTTGTGGATATCTCACCTGTGATTTCAAAAGCATTTTCTCTGGCACCTGCTTTAGTATCCATACACCTTAATACACCCTTTTACCTCAGTCACAACCCTCACACCGAAACACAGCCTAGTGCTGGCGGTGCACAGATGACAGAAGCTGTGGATTATTGTGCTTTAATGGGAATGCAGTTCTTGCTGCTGAAGAGTCTAACACTCAGTGTTTCCCCGACTCCTGCCCCTCAGGAGATACCCAGAAGCTGCAGACAGTGTGGCTGACTGGGATCTGCCAGAACGAGAAGAACGAAGTGATGAGCAGCAAGCTGGACATCGACAACATGGCGGGGGTGTTCTACATGCTGCTGGTGGCCATGGGCCTGAGTCTGCTGGTGTTCGCCTGGGAGCACCTGCTATACTGGAAACTACGCCACTCTGTGCGCAAGTCTGACCGGCTGGACTTTCTGTTGGCTATCAGCAGGGTAAGCAACATTACAGGTCTTGCTTGTCACAAAGGTGAGAGGAAAAAGCTAACAGTGGAGAGAGCGGGGACTAAAACATCTTTGAGGAGCAATTCGGAAAAGCAATTGAGACAAGTTGACAAGGCATTGTGGGAAGGTTACATGTTACCatgtgtattataataataatatatagcgTAGGACATAAGTCGaagtagtattaataataatactcatcatAAAATTGTTGTTGCcaccttcattattattatttttaatattatttttttgttccaaGGCCACACAGACAAGTgtaacaattatttaaataaatcttgTGGGTCACAGAAAAATAAGTACACTTTGTAAATTGCATAGTTGTAACAGGATTTATTTTACTGTGCAACATACTGTTTAATGCTGTTTAACTGATTAATCATCAGAAAAGtccattcattttaaattcacCAGGTCTACAAGGCAGTAGAGAACTTTTTAACAGCACACAATCTGTAAATTGGAATTATAAGACATATTCTAGTGGCCTATGAAGATATCAAGTCCAATAGTGTGTGGCAGGAAAGACTGTAGTGTGCTAAATATAAGGTCACACACAAGCTTCTCAAGTACAAATCTGAACTGTGATGTTAAAATAGTCTGTCTAAGATTAGATTTATAGTAGATAATGCCAGGAATTCAAAATAGATGCATTTAAGTATGAGTCAGAAATGCATTGAACTCTGTTACGGTATTAGCTCTTCCTGGGCCTTACAGACTTGGTGCTGTAATGTTTCTCgctaaattaaattttaattttaatggctTCATTAGCAGAGAACAAAACCTTCTTTCAGAGTTCATTCACAACCTAGGCTTCTTGAAAAAACTGTTTGTtcatattacttattttgacagTTCTAAAACTGAAAAGTAATACAGCAAAAGACATTTCCATTTGCATATTAATTTGGCAACTTGACTAACTCTGTAGAATGATAAATGTGGATTTTTTGGGACAAATTATAATCCCTTTCAATATAATAATAGAGTAATTAAACCACTGACTCCCAACAGGGATTAACTGATTTGTACCAAAAGACAAAAcataacaagaaaaacaacacaatttcTAAATTAACAGTTTAGGGAAACTCGACAGGCTTAGCAACATTTGTGTTTTCAAAAGCTGTGTGTTTTAGTTCATATGCTGCCTGTTTTTTGGTTTCTTAAGAATGGTGAATAAAATGTTCTGTGTAGGCTGTAATGAAGGAttgccaagaaataaacaataactTAAAATATAAAGCTCTCCAGATAAGGATGAACAATGATGTTGACATATATAAAGACATACTATATCCtagtaaataatacattaaactgTTATAGTGCATACTCCACAAATGCATTTCTGGACAGCATTCTCTTAAGAAATTATATTAACTATGAAAGATGCCAAATATAACTAAAGAACCAACCAAATATCTTGACAAACATTCTAAACCTTCCTTACTAAACAAACTTCCTTAGAAAAACACTAGAAAACAGGGAAAGTGCAGAGACATGAAATGGAattaaaagtctctctctctctctctctctctctctccagggcaTCTATAGCTGCTTCAATGGTGTTGAAGAGTCTGACCGGCCAATTAACATACAGAACCCTGACGTCACCACTAACTATGCCCAGGCCAACATGCTAAAAATGCTTCAGACCGCCAAGGACATTGTCTCCTCTGCCAAAGTGGAGAACTCCCTTGAGAATGCCACCAAAACCATTGAGAACTGGACCAGGCGCAGCGAGAACATCAAAGGAGGCATCTCCACCAGGGGGCCCCAGGTGGCCACCTCTGACATGGCGATGGGCCCGGGCCGCCTGCCTTACATTTCCAGTATCACAGACAACCACTCCCCCTTTTCCCAGCGAGCTCTGACGCCCACGCTCACCGTGCACTATGCTGAGAATGCCACCCAACCGCTGCTGGAGAAGCATAGAGGGGTGGCACGGCCCACACCAATCCGCTACACCCTCCCGGCACGGGGTAGCCAACTATATGACAAAACACTGCCCATTTCCAGCCTCAGCAGCCCCCAGATTGCAATGAGGGATCCCCTTCCGGCCACCAACCCTCACCACAGTAGCCGTCTCTATGTGGAGAACCAAGCCCGGCATCCCAGCTCTCCATTCATCCCCTACCGGGAGTTTCAGGTGCCGGACATCTATGTGGAGCACAAGGACCCCATGTGCCGGAAGCTGTGCACAGATGGTTTGGTGCGAAAGAAGAGGTCCCACAATTACCTTGTGGAGTCTCCAAAAAGCAGGCGGCGGCAGGAGTTCGAAGAGCCACCCACATGCTTCGCCGAGCTGCGAGCCAACCACCTAATGGAAAACCATGTCCCCACCGTCTCCTGCATCAACAACAACCACTACCCCCGGGCCAACCCCAGCTGCAACTCCTGCATCAAGCCCTACATGGAGCCGGAACCTGAGGACATCCCACTGCTGGGAAAGGAGAAGCTGAACCGCCGGGCCTCATTCATCAAGGCCACATGGGGGAGTGAGAGGATCAGGCCACTGGATGAGAAACCCAGCACTTCCTCTTCCACCAGGATAGACATGCCGGACTTGTTCCCCCGTGTGGTGGCCAACCCCAGACCCAAGCTGTATGGTACCACGGGCAACAGCCTGTGTTACCCCATGGCGGTGGAGCACGCCTACCTGAACCCCGGTCCAAGTCACCCCTACAAAGGGCAGAAGCTGAAGTACTCGCAGTCGACCCGTCTGCCCTCATACAGGGAGGCCGTCCTACAGAATGCCGCCGCCCTACGTAGATCTTCAACTGTGGTCCACAGACACTACTCCACCTACCTGAACTCTTACACCGACCTGCCGGTGTATGTAGGGCCCCTGGCGCAGGGCCCCGCACAGTTTTACGAACACTCCAAGGAGATGTGCAACATATTCCCTTGTGTGGACCGGTCCCCGGAGGAGAATGCCCTGGTGCCCAGATTAAGTGACCGACAGCTCCTCTACCAGGACAATATTTACGGGGGTTACGGAAGCAGCCGGGTCAGAGAAGAGTCCCACGTGCCCGGGCCGAGTGCCAGAGACAGGAGGCAGGTTCTCGTGGCTCGCAGAGTGAACAGTCCCTACGTGCCAAAGCCATGGGGCAGGATTTCTAGTCTGGAATCAGAGGTCTGAGATTCACCACCTGCTTGGCAATATACTGTTTCAACAGGCTGCCAACGGGTAActgtgctttctttttttattctagTGGAATTTACTGCGGGCATTTGGCTTCAGCAAAAAGCCAGATGTGGATTGTATAGGTTTGATAGTGTATTTAGTGGCACATGGCTGGACGCTGGCTATGGGGCGCCAGCACCCAGCCACAGCTGGAACAATTAAACTTCACTTTAATTAAGAAAAACTAAACTATATTTAATAGCTCTTGATATCTTCCAGTTCGATACATTGATtgttcagattttgttttttaactgcgTCTCGCTGTTTGGCAGCCACTTACATGAACTGGATTAACACGCACTCAAAGGCAGTGCATCTTTACAGAGGGCTTTAGAACAAAGGATGTACCAAGGAGTTACATatactttgtttctttttctttttttttatcattttagtaTTCTTCCACCAAAACCAATCCGAAAACtgaattttttaaatgttataagGAAACGTCTTCCAAGAATTTTGTACACGCAGGGCTGGGATGGAGGGGAGTGGGGTCTGGAGCTTGTTATGATGGCAGATTTCTGTGGTTGACTTGGGATTTCATTGGTCAATTGAATAATGATTCTTATTCAGTGTCTGTATTTCTGAGGTTCTTCCACTATTTAATAAATTACTAAGGCTTCTTCAGGAGCCTTTTGGCATTCTTATTGTTCCTGCTTTTTTGTGCGGGCGGGGTGGGGGGCAAAGACAATGTAAGAAACACTGTAACTTTAAATGTGTTGaaaatttttaaaaatgcaggaaacaaatgaataaaaatcAATATCTGCATACAGTACACGACACACGGGTACAGTTTCTATTAAATAAGCTGAAATGTTATCTAATTTTCTTAAGTCAATTTGCGGAATTCAAGGCCTAATGTTTTTCTAGCTAGAAACGTGTACAAAGCCTAGTCAACACTGTATGCTCAGTAAAAAATAATGAACTGTGACAACCTGCCTTACAACAAACTTCTGTGTGATGGATTACACCAGATATGTTCTTTCAATCAGGGTCCTGTCAAGACCTTTGTGATGGATCAGCTAGTAGGTCACCTGAGAAGTGATCCATTGTAAAGTATGATGGATCACATGACCTAAGAGAGTCAAATGAGGTGCTCACAAAGTGGAAGACGTTCTGATAGTCAGATCTGTCTTCACCCAAGATATACACGCCTATAGGATGGGTTGGAAGATCAGTCTCCTAGTTTAAACCAGGTTTACAAcagacatcagaaaaatcatcAAAGTccactaataaaaaaatatatatatatatatatatatatatatatgtattcagtTTTGTTGCAAATGTCTCAATACTGCTAATTGAGGAATACCTTGGGTTGGGGTAGGATTGTAGTAGTACTAGTAGGAGTAGAAGTAGTAATACAGCCCACACATCCTCTTAGACTCTCAATTCAGTTGTATTTGGGTACAGGATGCTGCAGTCTCTTTAATGGATACAAAATAGTGTTGTTGAAGACGACATCACTGCTGGAAACCAACATGTGGAGGATAGGGTCATTACACTAATGCAGTAAAGACTGTGTACTGAAAGTACCAGCTTTTTTCTTTATCTGTAACAGTCTGGTAATTGTAAGCATGCCGTTCCTCCCGGGGTGGGGGGATTGGAGAGAAATCAGACAGCTTCAACTCAAAGGAAATTAACCATACCGGCTTATGCATACTACGAGGTTGTCAGAAACCTGAGAATTGACACTCGGCCTTCCCCCCACTCCGTTAATTGGCAAAAGAAAAGACCGTTCTGAAAGTGGAGCTGTCAGCAAGGGGCAATAAGTGAACGGCTGCATGAGAAACGTAGTTTTTAAGCTCTGGTACATTCTAGGTGAATTAGCTTAACTAGTGCAAGTCCCAGGATAAGCCTCTTACCAAACGCCATGCCATCCCAGAGAGACGTAGAGCTCATCACCACTacggttttatttttcttcatttcttttttttatctcaacCCCCTGCAAAGCAAATGTACCATGTTACTCACCACAAAATGACCAAAGACAAGTTTAGCAGTGGCTTAAGGAGAGCTGCCATACAGAGTATCATTGTGGCAGCTGTGACCTACATATTTGACTGCAGCTGTATATGAGGGTTATGTTGTATACTATGCTGTAAACCTGCAGTCACCATGCAGCACAAAAGGCAGTTTTACTCAAGGCCTCTGCCCGGACAGGAGTAGAAACCTCACATCCTTGAACCTGCAGTTACCTGTTGGTCTAAACATATGAACAAGCAACAAAAAGCACCTCTGCACTAGGATGTTGCTTTATCAGTAACAGTAAGGTCCACAACATCTCCCACAGATCTAGTCCACTGCATTCTCATGAGACTATctatccagatgtgcaaagacAATGGCATGTAATGCAGCCATGTGAGCTCACTGAAGGAGCAATCACAGGCAGCTGCTCTTGAATGAGCTCTGTGGGCatggtttttaaatgttcacagcCTGGCATTCAGAGTCCCCAAGGTGACCCAAGAGGTAAAGTAATTAAGATAGGTGGCCCCTTTTCAGCAGTGGTATAAAGGACATTTCAAATCGAAACATCAGAACTCTTTGATTTTCCATTACTTGCTCAGCTTTGATATTGCTTTCCATAATGAATGACAGCATTGTAACGGTGATTTAATCTACCCCGGGGGTGCTGATCTCCAAGAGTTCCATACAGTTAGAATAATCATACTTTTCTCATAAATTCTGTCCTTGTGCTAGCTTCAAAGAAGGAGACCTTGCTCCCTATGCagaatatttcattttcataaggCCCCCCTGCACACTTTCATTTGGTGGTGTGAAATATGCTAAAGTGGAAAGGTCTGCATGCTTCAACACTTTGCTATAGCAGCACAGTCGATTACTGGGAGAGATGCGTGGACAATAACGAAATTCGAGATGAAACATTTGTCAGGTTTTTCCTGAAGACGATTGATGGGGAAGTGAAATGATTCTGGTACTTGATAAATTATTTCAATGGATGCAGGAAAAGAAATGTAAGGAAGCCACAACCTACCCAGCACCCAGCACAGGTAGCAAAAGGAAGAAATTATAGcctattaatttaaaatgtcactgGATCTTCTCCAGAGCTATAATATTCGTTGTGAGAATGCAAAAGGTTCCGGAAAAGCTTCCAGTTATGTTGCTGGTTTAATTGGAAAATTATCATTGGCACAAAAAAATGATATTTTAATGACACTTCTGATAGTAAAATGAGCTGCCCAGATATTTTCTAAGGTTGGGGGGTTATTTGTATTTGCCAACTACTTATTAGATTTTTCAATTTGGTTTAAAATAACTTCAGCAAACTGCTTTCTCGTTTGGTTTCTTTGGTTAACTActgaatacatttacatttttacaattatCGAAATGATTGCAAAAAAGCCAAGAGTAAAGACAAAGTGACACACTATGCTAAAAGAACAGTATACTTTTTTTGTCTATTTCAATAAGTTTGCAAAGTAAGAAACAGACCCAATAATTAATTCAGGAATCATCAGTTTTACATTGTATCTAAAACAGTCACCTTAAATAAACTGTGGGAGTAATCCATTGTTAACCTCCAGTGTCCCAAAAGAAAAAGATGACAAACTGTATTTGAGAATTTAGAAGCCAGCATAAATTTGGGCTGTTACTGGGTCCTTTAGGGCCATGATCGGAACATAATTAATTTAAGCAGAAGctgcttaaatttagaacatgAGAGAATGAGTATAAAGGAATTTCTGGAAAGTGGgaaattaaatgcatgaaaatatAGATAAcccaaaaatgtaataatgtaaaaGCACATTGCAGCAGCTAATGAGAACTCCAATCACCTTACTTATTGGCACGTCTGAGAAGCTCCAATTAATTATCCTTTTAAGTCTATTAACTTGAATTTCACCCACATGTTGACCTTAAAGCAGACTTGTTCTGTTGAGATAAAACTGTTCAGTTAGTATAGGCTTGCTGAATGACTTCATTCActacaaaaagaaaacacacaaacttgTTAAAAGCAGTTTTTAGCTTTGCTTCATTAGACCGTGTATTTTCACCTCCTTTCCTTGCACTATGGGTTTCACAAACAGACACCTCTGGAAAGGGGCTGATTCTCTTTCAGTCCTTCAGAAGCACTTTGGTCAACAACATCCACAGTGGACAAACTCAATTTTTTAATGTGAATTAATTAGTAGAGAAATCTGACTACAGTAAAGATGGATAGATAGCATGGTTGTACCCACATAATTTTCAATAGGTGCATGTAAAAAAATCCTTACCCAATAGCAACTTATACTGGTCCAAGGTAAGTGGGTAAGATACATCAGCTTGAAAGGTAGGCTGTTAAAGGTCAAATCACAactttcagtgtgaatggaaaCCAAATGTCACATTTTAGGGTAATCTTCAGTACCTTTCGGAAGCAGATAAAGCAAAGAATAAGCAAATGGAGTCCTAGCTCAGTGAGGTCAATCTACATCACACTGACTCTGCAAAGGCAATCTGTGAACTGCCACGTCCCCTGTAACCGCAAGTGAAAGCGTGCTGGCTTTTAATTAGAAAAGCCATTCATCAGGACGCGTGTAGCGTAGCACACCTGGAAAGGCAAGACGCGACGGCTTGTACATCAAGATCGGCAGTGCACTTTGGGAGAGATTCATGGATTAATCTCATTAAGCTTTGCATATGTGTTAAGGGCCTTGAGGGAAGGAGAGACGGTGGAGAGCAAAAGGGTGGGGGAAGGAGGGGTGCCTTACTACTCTACCCTTCCAAGAATCAGCAGGGTGACAGCACCTGGCATGTGGCTTGATGGCTCTTGGGCGCCGAGTCATTGAGCTCCAGGTTCCAGGATTGACAAGGCGGGAACATCTGCAGTGCCTCTGCAGTCCATGCCCGGAGCGCTGAAACAAAAGACTGACTGATCAAAGCATATAGGATAGCCTGCGTGAGTTTTCAAAGACATCTGCAGATGGTCTATGAAGGACAGGTAACTGTAAGCACCTGCAGCCCTGCAGATTAACCTTGCaaccacagaaaaaaaataaaaaaaataatacaaaatctgCAGTTTCCATGGCAGATGTCTGGACATCTGGGCTCTGGGTATCAGAACTCAGTGATCTGTAGCAATATTCAGTATTAAGCTAGTAAAGGGCAAAGTTGTCATCAGATCAGCAGATTGTCAGCCCACCCCCttattcaattttaatttacattatcCATTATCCACTTGTACAGCTGAGATTGTTCCCATGAGGGAACCCTGTGGAAAAGGGGACTGAGCAGGGTAACAGGGAGAGGCACAATCAGCAATCAGCCCCAAAGTTTTAACACAAGCACAGAACTTTAATACAATCAACCTCCATATGATTGTCATTGTTTTTCTAgccttttttaataattttccatttactttaatttattaactttttgtttgtttattgtaataCAATTTCATTAGTgtttaacatgtattaaatacACTGACAGTCTTTAACAATGTGTACATTTGCCCGTAGCAAAGTAATACCATTCAGACCTTATGTTAGGCTAAGGCTTTTTAAACTGGACTACTACTTTATATTACACACAGAGTGTATACAGTGGTAGTTGTAGATATTAGTACACCAGGACAATTTTAAGATGCTGTTCTTGTAGATTTGAAGATCCTGAGAGAATTAGGGTTAGAATTCTATATCTTTATCTcctggaaaaaaataactaaatcacATGTTCTTAAAGCTAACGTCTTTCTCCTACAGATCTCCCTGAAGCCGTTTCATTTAAACACAGAGAAATGAGTCAATACCAACGAAATGGAAGTCGGggataaaaacaattcaatttggGACTTGCAGCATCTGCTCTCCAGGCCTACAGAATCTCccgttttttaaatatttgttttgttgttattgatgTTGGTCCTCCTGAGCTTTCAATTCTGta
Coding sequences within it:
- the grin2cb gene encoding glutamate receptor ionotropic, NMDA 2C, which codes for MGVPLGWLSASFWLLLWGTHGSLGRPFGPPTVNVAVVFSGSSYQTEIKGRLSRENFMDLPIEVNPITVLVNNTNPRALLTRICDTLATNRIHGVVFEDNVGSEAVAQILDFISAQTSVPIIGVSGGSAVVIQHKGEGSAFLQLGSSIEQQIHGMFKVMEEYDWGSYAIITSLYPGYETFIDYVKSFTDTSYFLWELQDVVTFEMSEGVSDTRTRRLLQQLDAQVLLLYCSHEEAKYLFSMAGEVGLLGPGYIWLVPSLAVGNLDDPPPDSFPIGLISITTDRWKMSLRQRVRDGVAIVVKGVQSFRKQQGYIPEGHTDCHNPAGPTTNNTLFRHMLNVTWEHKDFSFNSDGYLVNPSLLIITLDRDRQWDRVGNYELGILQVRYPVWPRYSPFLEPVSDNRHLTVATLEERPFVIVESVDPITGTCVRNTVPCRKQSNKTEIFVGHTEPYTKLCCKGFCIDILKKLSRTIKFSYDLYLVTNGKHGKKVRGIWNGMIGEVFYKRADMAIGSLTINEERSEIIDFSVPFVETGISVMVARSNGTVSPSAFLEPYSPAVWVMMFVMCLTVVAITVFVFEYFSPVGYNRSLISAKDPGGPTFTIGKSVWLLWGIVFNNSVPIENPKGTTSKIMVLVWAFFAVIFLASYTANLAAFMIQEQYIDTVSGLSDKKFQKPQEQYPPFRFGTVPNGSTERNIRSNYPDMHTHMIKYNQRGVEDALNSLKTGKLDAFIYDAAVLNYMAGKDEGCKLVTIGSGKVFATTGYGIALQKESRWKRPIDLALLQFLGDGDTQKLQTVWLTGICQNEKNEVMSSKLDIDNMAGVFYMLLVAMGLSLLVFAWEHLLYWKLRHSVRKSDRLDFLLAISRGIYSCFNGVEESDRPINIQNPDVTTNYAQANMLKMLQTAKDIVSSAKVENSLENATKTIENWTRRSENIKGGISTRGPQVATSDMAMGPGRLPYISSITDNHSPFSQRALTPTLTVHYAENATQPLLEKHRGVARPTPIRYTLPARGSQLYDKTLPISSLSSPQIAMRDPLPATNPHHSSRLYVENQARHPSSPFIPYREFQVPDIYVEHKDPMCRKLCTDGLVRKKRSHNYLVESPKSRRRQEFEEPPTCFAELRANHLMENHVPTVSCINNNHYPRANPSCNSCIKPYMEPEPEDIPLLGKEKLNRRASFIKATWGSERIRPLDEKPSTSSSTRIDMPDLFPRVVANPRPKLYGTTGNSLCYPMAVEHAYLNPGPSHPYKGQKLKYSQSTRLPSYREAVLQNAAALRRSSTVVHRHYSTYLNSYTDLPVYVGPLAQGPAQFYEHSKEMCNIFPCVDRSPEENALVPRLSDRQLLYQDNIYGGYGSSRVREESHVPGPSARDRRQVLVARRVNSPYVPKPWGRISSLESEV